The Silene latifolia isolate original U9 population unplaced genomic scaffold, ASM4854445v1 chrun_scaffold_16, whole genome shotgun sequence genome includes a region encoding these proteins:
- the LOC141637230 gene encoding uncharacterized protein LOC141637230, whose protein sequence is MLNKPITNEEIKSIFFNTPNDKAPGPDGYTSAFFKDRWDIIGEDICALIKEFFTSCKLLSQMNATNITLIPKHERHTSFKHFRPIACCNMIYKVISKLLCNRLSLVLPDIVSENQGAFIKGRSIIENVLICQDIVQLYKRKAVSPRCLFKIDLQKAYDTVEWEFLEQLLHGLGFPEAFSHRVMTCVTSTRFSLCLNGNAHAMMLLIRAFSSFPRASRLTMNNAKSEVYYNGVSSELKNDIHQATGFVEGSLPFRYLGVPIQAGMFINPKGVIRRIEGICRNYLWDGSADYHRVPLVAWDKVTLPKDEGCLGIKKEELCNIAAVAKLVDWEPETQEHLFFDCLYSRQVLRLIEQWCGFKIAVDSNASSGRSAGIREDAMKRIRSKFGRTAVNEERTWLQKSGIVV, encoded by the exons ATGCTTAATAAGCCTATCACTAATGAGGAGATTAAATCAATCTTTTTTAACACTCCTAATGATAAAGCTCCAGGTCCTGATGGCTATACTAGTGCATTTTTTAAAGACAGATGGGACATAATTGGTGAAGATATTTGTGCTCTTATTAAAGAGTTTTTTACCTCATGTAAGCTGCTGTCTCAGATGAATGCTACAAACattactcttattcctaaacaTGAGAGACATACCTCATTCAAACATTTTAGGCCTATAGCTTGTTGCAATATGATATACAAGGTTATTTCAAAGCTCTTGTGCAATAGATTGTCCTTGGTCCTTCCTGACATTGTAAGTGAGAACCAGGGAGCTTTCATTAAAGGGAGATCCATTATTGAAAATGTTTTGATTTGTCAAGATATTGTGCAGCTGTATAAGAGGAAGGCTGTGTCCCCTAGATGCCTATTTAAAATTGACTTACAAAAAGCCTATGATACAGTAGAGTGGGAGTTTCTTGAGCAGCTACTACATGGTCTTGGTTTTCCTGAAGCTTTCTCACATAGAGTTATGACTTGTGTGACCTCAACAAGATTCTCCTTATGCCTGAATG GCAATGCACATGCCATGATGCTTTTGATAAGGGCCTTCTCCTCCTTCCCTAGAGCATCAAGACTTACTATGAACAATGCTAAATCTGAAGTGTACTATAATGGTGTCTCTTCAGAGCTGAAGAATGACATTCATCAGGCAACAGGGTTTGTGGAAGGTTCTCTACCTTTCAGGTACCTGGGTGTCCCTATACAAGCTG GAATGTTCATTAACCCCAAAGGGGTAATCAGAAGAATTGAAGGCATTTGTAGGAACTATTTGTGGGATGGTAGTGCAGATTACCATAGAGTTCCCTTAGTTGCTTGGGACAAGGTTACATTACCTAAGGATGAAGGTTGTTTGGGTATAAAGAAAGAAGAACTATGCAACATAGCAGCTGTGGCTAAACTGGTTGATTGG GAACCTGAAACACAGGAGCATCTCTTTTTTGATTGTTTATATAGCAGACAGGTGCTGAGATTAATTGAGCAGTGGTGTGGTTTTAAAATTGCAGTGGATTCTAATGCTAGCAGTGGTAGGAGTGCAGGG ATCAGGGAGGATGCCATGAAAAGGATCAGGTCAAAGTTTGGAAGGACTGCAGTGAATGAAGAAAGGACTTGGCTTCAGAAATCGGGCATTGTAGTCTAG